The DNA sequence TAACGCTAAAAAAATCGTCGGCTGATATTACCGTAAGTGCTGTGGGAGATGTCACAATCGGTACCGATGAGAGCTTTGCTTATGCGGGAAGCTTTCCGCAGGAAGTGGAGAAAAACGGCTATGCCTATTTTGGTAAGCATATCAAAACGATCTTTACACAAGATGACCTTACGATTGCGAATTTGGAGACGACGCTGACGACGGCGAAAGCGAAAGCAGCTAAAAAATTCCGTTTTAAAGGTGCGCCGGAATATGCGCGTATCCTTACTCTATCGGGAATTGATACAGTCAATCTAGCGAACAATCATACGCATGATTATCTGCAGAGAGGATATGAGGATACACGGCGAACGCTTAAGCAATATGGCATTGGTTATTTTGGTTATACGACGATGTATGTGAAGGAAATAAAAGGGGTATCCGTTGGGATGCTTGGGTATGAAGGATGGGAGAATACGGTGAAGCTGCGGCGCACCATTGCCACAGATATTGAGAAGCTGCGTCAAAAGGGTGCGCACATCGTCATTGTTAGTTTTCACTGGGGAGTGGAGCGAAGCAATCATCCGAATGCGGCACAGAGAGGGTTGGGCAGGCATGCGATTCAGGCGGGAGCTGATCTTGTATTGGGGCATCATCCGCACGTCATACAGGGGATTGAACAATATAACGGCAAATATATTGTATATAGTCTAGGTAACTTTATGTTTGGGGGAAATCGCAATCCTTCGGATAAAGATACGTTTATCTTCCAGCAAACCTTTCATGTACGGGAAGGAAAGCTTGCCGATATAAGAGAGATTCGGCTGATCCCGGCGTCCATTTCTTCGGTAAAGGAGCGGAACAACTATCAGCCGCTGCCGCTTTCCGGTGCGGAAGGGAAGCGAGTGCTCGCCCGCTTGAAGAAATATACGAACCATGTAGGCGCCTTTGATTG is a window from the Aneurinibacillus sp. REN35 genome containing:
- a CDS encoding CapA family protein — encoded protein: MKKLQRMSLLIMISITICTVALYAASASIMKTSKPVLSQNIEVAAPKKQTAVQPNVAAASPITLKKSSADITVSAVGDVTIGTDESFAYAGSFPQEVEKNGYAYFGKHIKTIFTQDDLTIANLETTLTTAKAKAAKKFRFKGAPEYARILTLSGIDTVNLANNHTHDYLQRGYEDTRRTLKQYGIGYFGYTTMYVKEIKGVSVGMLGYEGWENTVKLRRTIATDIEKLRQKGAHIVIVSFHWGVERSNHPNAAQRGLGRHAIQAGADLVLGHHPHVIQGIEQYNGKYIVYSLGNFMFGGNRNPSDKDTFIFQQTFHVREGKLADIREIRLIPASISSVKERNNYQPLPLSGAEGKRVLARLKKYTNHVGAFDWRAVRE